One Aerococcus urinaeequi DNA segment encodes these proteins:
- a CDS encoding Asp23/Gls24 family envelope stress response protein has product MAETNEQVKHENNLAFEPRVLERIANNSVQDVDGILELKGNFTSGVKSFFSSEDDKTKGVNAEVGSKEVAIDLEVIAEYGKNIPAAFNQTIEKVKANVEKMTGLRVVEVNMNVNDVMTRADYQQQQSEEERQRAEERRRAHQNGEFTDGSRVQ; this is encoded by the coding sequence ATGGCTGAAACAAATGAACAAGTAAAACACGAAAATAATTTAGCTTTTGAACCTCGCGTGTTAGAACGTATTGCGAATAACTCAGTTCAAGATGTTGACGGCATTTTAGAGTTGAAAGGTAACTTCACATCTGGCGTGAAAAGCTTCTTCTCTTCTGAAGATGATAAAACAAAAGGTGTTAATGCTGAAGTTGGTAGTAAAGAAGTAGCCATCGACTTAGAAGTAATTGCTGAATACGGCAAAAACATTCCTGCGGCCTTTAACCAAACAATCGAAAAAGTGAAAGCAAACGTTGAAAAAATGACTGGTTTAAGAGTTGTTGAAGTAAATATGAATGTTAACGACGTGATGACACGTGCAGATTATCAACAACAACAATCTGAAGAAGAACGTCAACGCGCTGAAGAACGCCGTCGTGCCCACCAAAATGGTGAATTTACAGATGGTTCAAGAGTACAATAA
- a CDS encoding DUF2273 domain-containing protein, with the protein MSERNKREERAIWRQYKGRIIGLLSAFIFALLWVVFNFGTALLVFIIAAVGFIVGAYFDGEVDLRAWLRFFMK; encoded by the coding sequence ATGTCAGAACGGAATAAACGAGAAGAACGTGCGATTTGGCGCCAATACAAAGGGCGAATTATCGGCTTATTATCAGCCTTTATCTTTGCACTATTGTGGGTAGTCTTTAATTTCGGGACAGCGTTACTGGTATTTATCATCGCAGCAGTCGGCTTTATCGTCGGTGCTTACTTTGATGGTGAGGTCGACTTACGTGCCTGGTTACGGTTCTTTATGAAATAG